tgtttttttttctactcgcTTGACACAACAACTGCCGATTGTCACTGTGGGAGAGCTATAGGACAAGCAGAGtcgtattttttaaaacaatcattGTCAAATTCGTATAATTTTAGAATGAAATGACTGGGAAGCGTAAAaataattcgaaaaaaaaaaatttaatcccGCCGGAACCTTAAAAGCTCGctcttttatttaaaaaactttaaaaaatattctatgCAAAGATAATCTCGTTTAGGGTACCTCGAGTTGAGTACTTCAACGACCGCTGCCTGCGCTTAGGAAGCTGTCAACCcaaaaacatcatcaccatttTCGCGAACGAAGGACGGACGGAAGCGAAAAGAATCGCTCGAGAAATACGCAAATAATTGCGTTGTCTGCTGGTGCAAAGGTGCAAATTACATTGCACTTCTGCAGGCAAGCGCATCCGGCAATCGAATCGACGCGAAGCGAATTCTATCCAACGCGAACGAGAAGCAAACGTGCGAGTTTTttggtgcgtgcgtgtgcccGATCAGTGctcttgtgtatgtgtgcaaagCAGTGAAAAGAGAAAAGCCACCACCCCCCTTTGTCGTCGGTGCGCGCATAATTGCGTTTGGGGAAAAATGGTTCCATCACCGTCGGAGCCAGTGTACTGCACTGCTACCACCCGTTGGTCAATTTTCTGAATCGAATTCAGCCGAAAAGGAAAAGTCGTGCTTTCCTCGGccgaaggagaagaaaattcttcaCAAAGAAGGAAGAAGGTAGTGGGCAGCAAGGCGAAACACGAACATCGCTCTTCTCGACACCCTAACACACCCTGTGGCTGTGGctacgtgcgtgcgtgtgtgtttgcatgttCCGTGCGTGTCCCGTGTGCGTAGTGTGTTCTCGCTTCGCGTAAAGGTGTAGTAGCCAGTTGTGCGTGAAGTGCGGCGGGTTTTACGGTGTGGACGGCAGAGAGGTACGGCAAGAGTGTGTAGTACGAAGAGCAGCCAACTTCCGCTCGCCGCCGAGGTGTGAATAAAAAGTTACAAAGGTAAGGGTGGGGGGTGTGCGTACATCGTATAAGGGCTTGAGGGTGGTGGGAGGGGACACATGGGGGCGATAAAATTGTGCAACCAGAGCCTtaaatttgtgcaaaaatcTATCCTCCCTGCCATCTGTCTGCTTGAGGTTGTATTGGGTTGCGAATATGAGTGTGGAAGAGGTACATCAATCATTCTTAGAGAGCTTAAATCACAATAAAGTAAAGGAACAAAAGAGGCATTTATCATATTACTTCTGTTTGTAATTAGCTGGAGCCTCCACGAAGAAACTAACCTTGTTTACCTCTTGAAACAATCAATAATCTAAATCTCATCACCGGTTTGTATAAttggtgtttgttgttttgagttGTTGTATTATCATCAGTTGTGGCTCTTGAAAATTCATTGCAAACTGCATTGCTTAGATGTACAGTGAGGAGCGAAAAAATGGTCTACCTTAAAAATTCAAGGTTTTATCTTAATACTTGACGATTTTTTTATGGTCACGTTATCAAAATGAGGTTGCAATCCTCAAGTGATTGCATTTGCTtgcgaaatgtttttttttattttattattttatttcattaccaCATCGctatcaaatcccattcatATCGTATCGTCCTCATGAGGGGTAACTATTAACTCAAGGAATTCAATAGAAGCCATCAAAATCCTTAAAAGACAAttctttgtttaatttttcactcTGCAATATCTGAAATAGCTCTTAAActttgacaaaaatcaaattaatttcaaatcccatccggatcgttctccGGTAGTGAGAACTGAAAGACCAACAGAGTGTCATACAAATGATCGGTATGACCTCAGTGCAAATAAACAAGGAAAACCCCTCTATAGAGCCTTCTAAATCTCTGCTCAAAAGACGGGTTTTCACAGATTTTGTATGGGAACAGAGGACTTCTTAAAGGGTTTTACTAGTACTGGTGAAATAGAGAGTTGTTCAGCCAAGAAAGATAAGCTTTGGATGATATTTGCTGGACATATTTTCTAAAGCATCGTAGCAAGCCTCTCccacctgttttttttttttttttttttttcaaatcgattTACACGGGCCACTTGTGGTTTAGCTGTAGGAAGTAGAGAGTAGGCTGAGCCAATATGGAGCAACTTAAGTTGATCATTAAATTTTAGTCCCATATTACAGCTGCTGACATTCCACTGAACAGCCACGTTTTTGTGATTTTAGCGTTATTTTCGATGAATGATCAAAATTGGGTGTAATCAGCTGTTACAGTATCAATACTCTAAACAACATGTACGACTACAGACGGAGTTTTGCTTATATTAAGTAAAATATGTACCGATATAAAGTATGTAAAGTAGGAACGTACCAAATTTTACATTGGCCTctttttgtttaaacttttagttaaaaaaagaagggaattGATACAAATTGATCGTTACAACTCTTGCTTGCAGTCAACcattaggcaaaaaaaaattctgccTAGTACCtagcacaataaaaaagattttagttttaaattagTAAATATTAAAGATAACAACTTTTGCTGTCATTCACTGTAATAAATAATACCTTCTACAAATGCactgcaccagcagcagcatccaccGGAGCACCGTTATCGGTGGACCGGGTCAGGGTCCGCATGCTGCATCAACTGACCGAGAAAACGAGCCCAGAAACAAATCTCGGAAACTTGTTTAGAAGCATAATGGTCTTTATAATCGCGTGTTCTATTTGTACGGTTTGGGCTAACGAATTAACCTGTTTGCACGATGGTGCCCATCGTATGTAGAAGTTCCGCTAGGTCGGACAGGTTCTTAGATTCCAACTATACGCGCCGTCTTTCGCTCTGCAAACGTTCTCGAAAGAGGTGCTTTTAATGGTTCACGTTACATTCGTTCAGCTTATGGCCACGAGCCTTCagtcaaaaaagaaaaaggttccGTTTTTGGTTATATTATTTGTTACTTGTAGTTTGTGAATAGTTTTGTAACTATTGAACTGAAGTTAATTCtttgtctctctctcccttcctgCTTGCAGATAGATACCGTGTGGGGTTGGGCCTCTGCCCCGCTGCGCCTAGCGGCCAACAGAATGGGTGACGTACTAATATCGGATCGGCCACCGTCACCGGCGAGGTTAGTTgaccgttttttcttctttgccctGCAAATCTCAACACGTCTCGTGAACCTAAtccgttttctttctcttctctaCGTCCCGACTACCCCACCAATCATCAGCAGACTATCACACACCTCGGAGAAGCATCCCCGGGTGACGTTGCAGGAGCTGAACGTGCTGCGCCGTCACCGGGAGCTCTGCGATGTCGTTATCAACGTGAAGGGACGCAAAATCTTCGCACATCGCGTCATCCTGTCCGCCTGCAGTCCCTACTTCCGGGCAATGTTTACGGGAGAGTTGGAAGAATCGCGCCAAACGGAAGTTACCATCTGCGACATCGACGAAAATGCGATGGAACTGTTGATTGACTTTTGCTACACATCCCACATCGTGGTGGAAGAGTCGAACGTGCAACCATTACTGCCGGCCGCCTGTCTACTGCAGCTCGCCGAAATACAGGACATATGTTGCGAGTTTCTCAAGCGCCAGCTCGATCCGGAAAACTGTCTCGGCATCAGGGCGTTCGCGGATACACACTCGTGCCGGGAACTGTTACGAATTGCGGACAAATTCACCCAACACAACTTCCAGGAGGTGATGGAGAGTGAAGAATTTCTGTTGCTTCCGGTCGGACAGTTGGTGGACATTATATGTAGCGATGAGCTGAACGTACGTTCGGAGGAGCAAGTTTTCAATGCCGTTATGGCGTGGCTAAAGTATAACGTTGCCGATCGAAGACAGCATTTGGCGCAGGTGCTGCAACACGTCCGGATGCCACTGCTTAGTCCAAAGTTTCTTGTCGGTACGGTTGGTTCGGATTTGCTGGTACGATCCGATGAAGCTTGCCGGGATTTGGTGGATGAAGCGAAGAACTATCTGCTGCTACCACAGGAACGTCCGCTAATGCAAGGACCTCGCACACGTCCCCGGAAACCTACCCGCCGCGGAGAGGTACTGTTTGcggttggtggttggtgttCGGGTGATGCGATTGCTTCCGTGGAACGATTCGATCCGGAAACGGCCGACTGGAAGATGGTGGCACCGATGAGTAAGCGACGCTGTGGTGTTGGTGTAGCTGTGCTGAACGATCTGCTGTACGCGGTCGGTGGACACGATGGGCAAAGTTATCTGAACAGCATCGAACGGTACGATCCGCAGACGAACCAGTGGTCGTGTGATGTGGCACCGACTACCAGCTGTCGCACCAGTGTTGGGGTGGCCGTGTTGGATGGTTTCCTGTACGCGGTCGGTGGGCAGGATGGTGTGCAGTGTTTGAATCACGTCGAACGATACGACCCGAAAGAGAACAAATGGTCCAAGGTAGCGCCAATGACGACACGACGACTTGGAGTCGCGGTGGCTGTGCTTGGCGGCTATCTGTACGCGATCGGTGGTTCGGATGGACAGTGTCCGTTAAATACAGTCGAACGATACGACCCACGGCAGAACAAATGGTGCGCCGTTAGTCCAATGTCGACGCGAAGGAAACATCTTGGCTGTGCGGTGTTTAACAACTTTATCTATGCGGTGGGAGGACGCGACGATTGTATGGAACTGTCGTCGGCGGAGCGGTACAATCCACACACCAACTCCTGGAGCCCGATCGTCGCGATGACGTCCAGACGCAGTGGGGTAAGGGGGAAACAAACAGGACAATAAGGAATCATTTTCGGAAGCATCTAAAATTTGCCATTTTGTATCGCTTTCCAGGTTGGACTAGCGGTAGTTAACGGTCAATTGTATGCCGTCGGTGGCTTTGACGGTACTGCCTATCTGAAGACGATCGAGGTATACGATCCGGAAACGAATCAGTGGCGCCTGTGCGGCTGCATGAACTATCGCCGGCTCGGTGGTGGTGTCGGTGTGATGCGTGCACCCCAAACCGAGAACTACATGTGGTAAATAGATTGCTTGTTGTATCTTCTAACcccttttcaaaaaactcctTCGCCCGCCTGCCCGTCCGCCAGTCTGTCACGTGTTTCCggattttattgtttcccACCTCTTCGCTCGTTTGAATTTCGTAAAACATTCTGTCAGGCGTCTGCGAGCTTTTGTGCTTTGATGGGTGATAAGATGAAACTAGTAATGAGTGTATAAGAGTCAGCAAACAACCAGAAGAGCAGTGTTGAGATGTAGTAAAAACTATCGCTTTGACCTGTGACACGCCGAGACTGTAAtcgtttttgttcgttttttaacaTCACAGGAAGATGATTTGCTGTAGAATGTATGCTTCGATTTTAGACGATCACGGTTCATACTTGTTTTTTGTAGCAttcatttaaacattttatacTTCATTAATACGCCGCAAAGTCACCTGCTCGCGAATGATGATAATAGTTGCTTGAATGTTAAGAGTTGTTTAATCTTTTTACTCTAGATTGGCGTTTCTGGTGCTCAGGTGTAATCTTTTTTCATCTCTCCGGGTTGGAAACATTAGTAAATCAGAGCCACTTTACAGTGTCGGACAAAGCAATAAGACAATCGTCTCAGCAGGTCTTCTAAACTATGGTTTTTCCTACTTCATATGTGCAGCATCGTGAAGAGCCTTGTTATGAATTTTGGTTACTACTAGTGATGAACTTAGAATTTCGTTCCGCTCCTTCAATGGAACGATCGAAGCtaggttcaaataaaatcacaaagtAGGCTTTTTGGATCTACATTTTCCGTCCATGAGAATATTACAGCCTTTCTCAGGCCAGTTCAACAGTGTAAAACTATTCTCCGAGATCGTAGATGCAATTCTAATCCAGTGAGCCTATTCATCATGGGAATACCCGTTCTCGAACCCATAAAATCCCAATTCTACACCCGAAAAAAGTTCATATGAAGTTCAGGGACACGTTTTGAGAAGTTCGAACCATTTGATGAATCCATTTTGAATaccatattttttattctcaaGATAGGACTGCTCTGTTCATGTGGTCAATCTCTCAACCTGTGTGGTTGACTCTCTCATGGCGTGATAGTTTTGTAAGAAGGTCCGCTGATTGAGAGCTGTTACATTAATTAATTTGTATCAAAAAAGGTAGTTTTATTGTTTAGTCTAACACAGTGTCTCGAACATACATTTGCAGCTTAAATAAGTCCTCCGAAATTGCCAAGAATTGAGTATATATCTTCATCCCACCCATACAATGCTTCACAGTCTCATCCTTATTGCACCAAATTTGCAATTTATCTGCATCGCTTATTTCTCGCTTCACGTTTTCTTCCCTCACCAGTCATATCATCCGCTCTCACCACACCACCAACCCacccatgtgtgtgtgtttgcttgcgtgtttttgtttcaaatttgttcgttcgttttttttcgtttgctcatTTAACATCATACCTTTCTTTACTTACCTTTACTTTTAGGATTCGCAAAGATTCCGTTGtttaacatacacacaaaacacattcgGCCAGCTTCTGTTCTTCGCTTGCGTACGGCGGCACGAGGCGGGATGATTATTCGGTCCGGCGGATGCACGACGAGGGTGTTGCCGTGCCGTGGAACAGAAGTGgtctgtaaaaaaaagaaaacaaaacaagcaaacaggcaaagaaaaacaaaaattcagcTACTAAAGCGGCTTACAAAAGGTAAACATGAAATAGTAGTTGATTTCAACACACTCACCACTGCCAGGCTCGAGAGTAAAAGTATGACCCAGAGATTACAGCATACCGATTGCACTACTGCAACAACTGTAAGGTGCAGCCGTACCTTAGAACCGTCACtcaaacgtaaaaaaaacaccgttaATAATGGGAAGCATTAACGTTTAAGATAAAATTTCCCAGTTATAATTTCGCATCGTCCAATCCCAAGCACCTGTTAGGAAAGGAAaggtaaaaataattctttaataatatttttgtttacatttttcgaATTCGAACTTTTAAGAGGtactttgtgtatgtgtttttgtttacttccgTTTTCGGAAGCTCCCTTACGACAAGGAAATGAAAGGTTCAGCACAGAGAGTATCCTGTTCATGTGTGCGTTATGGTTGCCTAGCAACGGGTGGAATATATTTtgataaaatgtgttttttaattattatttatacgATTGCACCCTCAAAATGTTCCtccaaatatgtttttttattgaagtaTTCATGACCTTTCACAATCGTTTCCGGTAGATTGGAAAAGAAGGGAAGAATTAAGCTCGATTAGTGTGTTGATTGGTTCGCCTCTCATCAATCGGTATCATCCTTCTAACGGTAATAATAGAAACCGATCAGCAAGAGTATAGGCTACTCCGGGAATATTTATATTAATGGCTTATCTAATCAGACCTTGAACCTTGTACcttgtatgatttatttcgaTGGTATATAGATCTCAACCTTAACCGTGAATTCAAGTGCGCCGGCCGTTAGCGCACGCACTAGCTTTTGCGTAACTTTTTTTGTACAGCATGGCACCAATAATGTTCGAGAAACATAAGAAACTGTTAGCAAAATGCGTCCATCTAGCAATAAATG
This genomic window from Anopheles maculipalpis chromosome 2RL, idAnoMacuDA_375_x, whole genome shotgun sequence contains:
- the LOC126568035 gene encoding kelch-like protein diablo isoform X3; this encodes MGDVLISDRPPSPASRLSHTSEKHPRVTLQELNVLRRHRELCDVVINVKGRKIFAHRVILSACSPYFRAMFTGELEESRQTEVTICDIDENAMELLIDFCYTSHIVVEESNVQPLLPAACLLQLAEIQDICCEFLKRQLDPENCLGIRAFADTHSCRELLRIADKFTQHNFQEVMESEEFLLLPVGQLVDIICSDELNVRSEEQVFNAVMAWLKYNVADRRQHLAQVLQHVRMPLLSPKFLVGTVGSDLLVRSDEACRDLVDEAKNYLLLPQERPLMQGPRTRPRKPTRRGEVLFAVGGWCSGDAIASVERFDPETADWKMVAPMSKRRCGVGVAVLNDLLYAVGGHDGQSYLNSIERYDPQTNQWSCDVAPTTSCRTSVGVAVLDGFLYAVGGQDGVQCLNHVERYDPKENKWSKVAPMTTRRLGVAVAVLGGYLYAIGGSDGQCPLNTVERYDPRQNKWCAVSPMSTRRKHLGCAVFNNFIYAVGGRDDCMELSSAERYNPHTNSWSPIVAMTSRRSGVGLAVVNGQLYAVGGFDGTAYLKTIEVYDPETNQWRLCGCMNYRRLGGGVGVMRAPQTENYMW
- the LOC126568035 gene encoding kelch-like protein diablo isoform X2 — its product is MGDVLISDRPPSPARLSHTSEKHPRVTLQELNVLRRHRELCDVVINVKGRKIFAHRVILSACSPYFRAMFTGELEESRQTEVTICDIDENAMELLIDFCYTSHIVVEESNVQPLLPAACLLQLAEIQDICCEFLKRQLDPENCLGIRAFADTHSCRELLRIADKFTQHNFQEVMESEEFLLLPVGQLVDIICSDELNVRSEEQVFNAVMAWLKYNVADRRQHLAQVLQHVRMPLLSPKFLVGTVGSDLLVRSDEACRDLVDEAKNYLLLPQERPLMQGPRTRPRKPTRRGEVLFAVGGWCSGDAIASVERFDPETADWKMVAPMSKRRCGVGVAVLNDLLYAVGGHDGQSYLNSIERYDPQTNQWSCDVAPTTSCRTSVGVAVLDGFLYAVGGQDGVQCLNHVERYDPKENKWSKVAPMTTRRLGVAVAVLGGYLYAIGGSDGQCPLNTVERYDPRQNKWCAVSPMSTRRKHLGCAVFNNFIYAVGGRDDCMELSSAERYNPHTNSWSPIVAMTSRRSGVGLAVVNGQLYAVGGFDGTAYLKTIEVYDPETNQWRLCGCMNYRRLGGGVGVMRAPQTENYMWIRKDSVV
- the LOC126568035 gene encoding kelch-like protein diablo isoform X1, whose translation is MGDVLISDRPPSPASRLSHTSEKHPRVTLQELNVLRRHRELCDVVINVKGRKIFAHRVILSACSPYFRAMFTGELEESRQTEVTICDIDENAMELLIDFCYTSHIVVEESNVQPLLPAACLLQLAEIQDICCEFLKRQLDPENCLGIRAFADTHSCRELLRIADKFTQHNFQEVMESEEFLLLPVGQLVDIICSDELNVRSEEQVFNAVMAWLKYNVADRRQHLAQVLQHVRMPLLSPKFLVGTVGSDLLVRSDEACRDLVDEAKNYLLLPQERPLMQGPRTRPRKPTRRGEVLFAVGGWCSGDAIASVERFDPETADWKMVAPMSKRRCGVGVAVLNDLLYAVGGHDGQSYLNSIERYDPQTNQWSCDVAPTTSCRTSVGVAVLDGFLYAVGGQDGVQCLNHVERYDPKENKWSKVAPMTTRRLGVAVAVLGGYLYAIGGSDGQCPLNTVERYDPRQNKWCAVSPMSTRRKHLGCAVFNNFIYAVGGRDDCMELSSAERYNPHTNSWSPIVAMTSRRSGVGLAVVNGQLYAVGGFDGTAYLKTIEVYDPETNQWRLCGCMNYRRLGGGVGVMRAPQTENYMWIRKDSVV